The Gemmatimonadaceae bacterium sequence CCGCTCGCCCCGGCGTCCGTACGCGCATCGCGCTGACGCGCGATCAGTGCGCCATCGTCGCGTATTGCCGCGGCGTGCCCACTTGAATCATGCCTACCGCGCCTTTCTCGGCGTCGGCGAAACTGTGCGTGACGAACGCGTAGATGCCTTCGCCGCTCTCGTTCGCCTTGAACGTCGTCTCGAACACGGCGCCGCCGCCGGCGGGAACGGGATACGTCTGCACGCCGTCGAGCGCATGCGCCGGATTGCCGTCGGGATACACGCGATCGAAGAGTGCGCCGACCACGTGGAAATCACTGTCGAGGTTCGGGCCTGCGTTCACGACGAAGAAGCGCACGCGGTCGCCGACGTTCACCTTGAGCGGATTGGCCTTGTACTGGAACGCGCGGCCGTTGAACACCACGTAGGTCGGCTGCTTGTTCTGCGCGCTGGCGTAGTCCGGCTGCAAGTCGGCGCCGGCGCTCGTGCGTTGGGCATAGAACTCGCTTTCGACGATCACGAATTCCTTGTCGGCGGTGGTGCCCCAGCCGTTCTTCGGGTCCACGATCATCGCGAAGTACATCCCCTGCATGAGGTGCATGACGACCGGCGGCGTGCCGCAGTGCACGAGGAAGGCGCCGGGGTCGCGTGCGACGAATGCGAACGTGATGGAGTCGTGGGGCATGATCATCCGATAGGCGACGTTCGCCGGAATGCGCGCGGCGTGGAAGTCGATCGAGTGGGGCATCGGTGCTTCGTTGACGACCGTGATGCGCACGGAATCGCCCTGGCGGACGCGGAGCACCGGCCCCGGCACCGTTCCGCCGAACGTCCACGCGTGATAGGGCACGCTGTCGGCAATCTGCACCGTGGCGTCCTTGATCGGGATGCGGAATTCCTTGATCGGCGCCGGCGATGCAGGCGCAAGACGCGCATCGTACGCTGGTGTCGTTGGGCGGACCGTTTTGTCGAAGTCGATTCGTTCGACGGTCGGGACGGGCTTCGCATCTCCGATCGCGGCGCCCGCGGTCGCCGCGGCGATCATCACGACCGGTACGACAAATTTCACGAACCTCATCGAGTCCTCCAGTAATGGATCAGTGCTGTATGTGACTGAAGTCTCGGTGAAAGGCGGCGTCGGCTCCGTCGGGAGAAGCCGGAACTTTGGTCAGTCATCTCGCCACATCGTGTCGGTGTTTCACCGACAAATGGCGGATTATTGACCCAGGCGTGTGGGCCGACGTCGATGCGGGTCCTGATCGCCTAACCCGCGGCGCGCGTCAGCGGACGCGTCAGGCAA is a genomic window containing:
- a CDS encoding multicopper oxidase domain-containing protein; the protein is MRFVKFVVPVVMIAAATAGAAIGDAKPVPTVERIDFDKTVRPTTPAYDARLAPASPAPIKEFRIPIKDATVQIADSVPYHAWTFGGTVPGPVLRVRQGDSVRITVVNEAPMPHSIDFHAARIPANVAYRMIMPHDSITFAFVARDPGAFLVHCGTPPVVMHLMQGMYFAMIVDPKNGWGTTADKEFVIVESEFYAQRTSAGADLQPDYASAQNKQPTYVVFNGRAFQYKANPLKVNVGDRVRFFVVNAGPNLDSDFHVVGALFDRVYPDGNPAHALDGVQTYPVPAGGGAVFETTFKANESGEGIYAFVTHSFADAEKGAVGMIQVGTPRQYATMAH